One genomic region from Lates calcarifer isolate ASB-BC8 linkage group LG10, TLL_Latcal_v3, whole genome shotgun sequence encodes:
- the dkk3b gene encoding dickkopf-related protein 3b, whose translation MSGTMLLSVSLGLCVLWATSGTERGEAVILRGALERGPVSLNDMFREVEELMEDTQHILEEAVDQITTESAKSSLTSPDLHPNHHSQTKKIVKNGDRDIQVLDRTDKETNNKTGETHLSHIHMEISGLWNTVDHECMVDEDCGDMKYCLYEIENSKCLPCIPTDMPCTKDEECCSDQMCVWGQCTVNATRGTEGTICQGQSDCMQDLCCAFQRELLFPVCNPKPGKGESCLSHPNLLMDMLAWDQEGPRDHCPCADYLQCQPHGRGSVCGE comes from the exons atGTCCGGTACTATGCTGCTGTCGGTATCTTTGGGTTTGTGCGTGCTGTGGGCGACCAGCGGGACAGAGCGAGGCGAGGCAGTTATCCTGCGGGGTGCCCTGGAGCGGGGCCCGGTCAGTCTGAACGACATGTTCCGAGAGGTGGAAGAGTTGATGGAGGATACCCAGCACATACTGGAGGAGGCGGTGGATCAG ATAACTACTGAGAGTGCTAAATCATCTTTAACATCACCAGATCTGCATCCCAACCACCACAGTCAAACCAAGAAGATTGTTAAGAATGGAGACAGAGACATTCAGGTCCTAGATAGGACTGACAAG GAAACTAATAACAAAACAGGAGAAACTCATCTTTCACACATCCATATGGAGATCTCTGGTCTGTGGAACACTGTGGATCAC GAATGCATGGTGGATGAGGACTGTGGTGACATGAAATACTGCCTCTATGAGATTGAGAACTCCAAGTGCCTCCCCTGCATACCAACAGATATG CCCTGCACTAAGGATGAGGAGTGTTGCTcagatcagatgtgtgtgtggggccAATGTACAGTCAATGCCAccagaggaacagagggaacTATCTGTCAGGGTCAGAGTGACTGCATGCAGGACCTCTGCTGTGCTTTTCAACGAG AACTGTTATTTCCGGTGTGTAACCCCAAACCTGGGAAAGGGGAGTCTTGTCTAAGCCACCCCAACCTGTTAATGGATATGCTGGCCTGGGACCAGGAGGGTCCCCGTGACCACTGCCCGTGTGCCGACTACCTCCAATGCCAACCTCATGG ACGTGGATCTGTCTGTGGGGAGTAA